In Verrucomicrobiota bacterium, a genomic segment contains:
- a CDS encoding helix-turn-helix domain-containing protein gives MKVAPAVKLTSDQKALLSKVAKGRSVSVRFCQRAKIILLAAQGMQDIGIARELGLTRQLSARWRERFIRLGIDGLRKDAPRPGRRKKFSAQKIAAIVRKTLEQKPADATHWSTRTMAESAGIS, from the coding sequence ATGAAAGTCGCCCCTGCGGTTAAGCTTACCTCCGACCAAAAAGCCCTGCTAAGCAAGGTTGCCAAGGGCAGATCGGTCTCCGTCCGGTTTTGTCAGCGGGCGAAGATAATACTCCTGGCCGCGCAGGGGATGCAAGACATTGGGATTGCCCGGGAACTTGGCCTCACCCGCCAACTCTCGGCACGATGGCGCGAACGCTTTATCCGGCTTGGTATTGACGGACTGAGGAAAGATGCCCCCCGTCCCGGTCGCAGAAAGAAATTTTCGGCGCAGAAGATCGCGGCCATCGTCAGGAAAACCCTGGAGCAAAAGCCCGCCGATGCCACCCACTGGAGCACACGCACCATGGCTGAATCGGCTGGGATTAGCTAA
- a CDS encoding solute:sodium symporter family transporter, producing MTIVTFLFFTGLVGLITWRMTRKDDHGTSTGYFLAGRTLTGGFIAGSLMLTNLSTEQMVGLNGAAFTDGIAVMAWEVIAGASLVLMALYFLPKYLRSGIATIPEFLERRFNGTTRSITSIIFIIAYAGILLPIILYTGATGLAGILDLKELTGIQSDTTVLWMTVWFIGILGSIYAIFGGLRTVAVSDTINGFGLLVGGIMIAVFGLYAVNDGGIFQALGEMKEAHPEKFNSIGGSKSSVPFSTLFTGVLLLNLFYWTTNQQIIQRTFGATSLKEGQKGVLIAGVLKVLAPIILVLPGMIAFHLYSDQAGFRADEAYGTLVRNVLPSWLAGFFAAVMVGAILSSFNSALNSTATLFSLGVYKHWIKHDEANEDKVIRNGKLVGTVMAILAMCTAPLLAGQDSIFGYLQKMNGLYFIPIFSVVLAGFLFKRASAPAANMALVVGCSILVLGYFVPPFTGMAQQVHDFHFLGLVFALLMVFQFVMSKAKPLPQDWEHKHSGDVDLTPWKWAKPVGIGIVVFVVTLYLSLADFSVLA from the coding sequence ATGACTATTGTTACCTTTCTGTTCTTCACCGGTTTAGTTGGTTTGATTACCTGGCGGATGACGCGCAAGGACGACCACGGGACCTCCACGGGTTACTTTCTGGCCGGACGGACGCTTACGGGCGGTTTCATTGCCGGGTCGCTTATGCTGACCAATCTTTCCACGGAACAGATGGTGGGATTGAATGGAGCGGCGTTCACGGATGGTATTGCCGTTATGGCCTGGGAGGTGATTGCCGGGGCATCGCTGGTGTTGATGGCTCTCTACTTTTTACCCAAATACCTTCGGAGTGGAATTGCCACGATTCCCGAATTTCTCGAGCGACGTTTCAATGGAACGACTCGTTCGATCACCAGTATCATTTTTATTATCGCGTATGCGGGTATCCTGTTACCTATCATTCTTTATACCGGTGCTACCGGATTGGCCGGGATTTTGGATCTTAAAGAGCTGACCGGGATTCAAAGCGATACGACCGTGCTTTGGATGACGGTGTGGTTCATTGGAATCCTAGGTTCCATATACGCGATTTTCGGTGGATTACGAACCGTGGCGGTCTCGGATACGATCAATGGATTTGGATTATTGGTCGGGGGTATCATGATCGCGGTCTTCGGATTATATGCGGTAAACGATGGAGGTATCTTCCAGGCGCTTGGCGAGATGAAGGAGGCCCATCCTGAAAAATTTAACAGCATCGGCGGAAGCAAGTCTTCGGTCCCTTTCAGTACGCTGTTTACCGGTGTCTTGTTGTTGAACCTATTTTATTGGACGACCAATCAACAGATTATTCAACGAACCTTTGGGGCGACCTCGCTCAAGGAAGGGCAAAAGGGAGTGCTGATTGCCGGTGTCCTAAAAGTGCTGGCTCCCATCATTCTCGTATTACCAGGGATGATCGCTTTTCATCTTTATTCGGACCAAGCCGGTTTCAGGGCTGATGAAGCCTACGGCACTTTGGTTCGCAATGTGCTGCCCTCCTGGTTGGCAGGTTTCTTTGCAGCGGTGATGGTGGGTGCGATTTTAAGTTCCTTCAACTCGGCTCTAAATAGCACGGCCACACTATTTTCGCTGGGGGTTTACAAGCATTGGATCAAACACGATGAAGCGAACGAGGACAAAGTGATTCGGAACGGAAAACTCGTGGGAACGGTTATGGCGATTCTAGCCATGTGCACGGCACCTCTACTGGCAGGACAAGACAGTATATTCGGATACCTGCAAAAGATGAACGGCCTGTATTTTATTCCGATCTTTTCAGTCGTGCTTGCTGGATTCCTTTTCAAACGTGCCTCCGCCCCGGCAGCTAACATGGCTTTGGTGGTGGGCTGCTCGATACTCGTTCTTGGCTATTTCGTACCACCCTTTACCGGAATGGCGCAGCAGGTGCATGACTTTCACTTCCTCGGGCTCGTATTTGCGCTTCTCATGGTCTTCCAATTTGTCATGAGCAAAGCGAAACCCTTGCCTCAGGATTGGGAGCACAAGCATTCAGGAGATGTCGATCTGACGCCGTGGAAGTGGGCCAAGCCGGTCGGCATCGGAATCGTAGTGTTTGTAGTCACTCTCTATTTGTCCTTAGCCGATTTCTCGGTGTTGGCCTAG
- a CDS encoding nucleotidyl transferase AbiEii/AbiGii toxin family protein, translating to MLRYEAIQPEALDLLRALAPLPAFEDFALVGGTSLALQLGHRLSVDLDFFTPNDFSTDHVLEVLEPHFDLVVTGRAAYSLNCLINGIKVDILRHRYVLLKDLVVEGGIKLWSIEDIAAAKISAITNRGAKKDFYDLVAILSVMPLDSVLSCFEKKYPSGERFMAMKSLSWFEDAESEPDPITLAELNWEEVKETVLESLKKIPS from the coding sequence GTGTTACGCTACGAAGCTATCCAACCAGAAGCACTGGATTTACTAAGAGCCTTGGCGCCATTGCCGGCGTTTGAAGACTTCGCTTTGGTCGGTGGAACCAGCCTGGCATTGCAATTGGGGCACCGCTTGTCAGTCGATCTTGATTTTTTCACACCGAATGATTTTAGCACCGACCATGTATTGGAAGTATTAGAGCCGCATTTCGATCTAGTGGTTACCGGGAGAGCGGCTTATTCACTGAATTGCCTGATAAACGGAATCAAGGTGGATATTCTAAGGCACCGATATGTTTTACTAAAAGACCTTGTTGTTGAGGGTGGAATCAAGCTTTGGTCCATCGAAGACATAGCCGCAGCGAAGATCTCCGCGATTACCAATCGGGGCGCCAAAAAGGACTTCTATGATTTAGTGGCGATATTATCTGTAATGCCCCTGGATTCAGTTTTGTCCTGCTTCGAAAAAAAGTATCCCTCAGGCGAAAGATTCATGGCGATGAAGTCTTTGAGTTGGTTTGAAGATGCGGAAAGTGAACCGGATCCGATCACTCTTGCTGAACTCAATTGGGAGGAAGTAAAGGAGACAGTTCTGGAGTCATTGAAG